In the Deltaproteobacteria bacterium genome, ATTCCGTTCGTGTGGTTCGGAAAGTTTAATGGACCGTTCGTGGTGAGCCTGTCGAACCATGAACGGAATCCGGAAAACGACTTTTTACGACACCATCATTTTTGCAGATCCGCATTCTTTTCACAAGAAGATTCCGATGAAAGAGAGAAAAGATCCCTGGTTTCCGAAAAAGGTCATTATCGCGCCCACCGACCCGATCTACAGTGCCGTACGGAGAGCCGGAGAGTCCTCCGGCCGGGACGGGAGGACGGCCCTCTTTCGGTATTGCCTTCTGCCTGCCTGCGGGAAAAAGACGGCTGCGGCCGGACCGGCTCTCGGAGCACCGGCCGCAGCACTACTCATGGAACAGCTTGTTTCGAAAGGAGTCCGGGAGGTTCTGCTTTTCAGTGTCTGCGGCAGTCTTGGCCCGGACCTGGAAATCGGTGACTTTTTTCTTCCCACCGGGGGGATCAGTGAGGAGGGGACATCCCACCTTTACCTGGAAGGCCCTGTTCCCCAACCATCAAAGAAACTCACGGAAAAGATCCGGACCGTCTGCCGGGCCCGGGAGTGGGAACTGAAGGAAGGAACCATCTGGACGACCGATGCCCCGGAACGGGAGACACCGGAGAAAATTGCCCGATACCAAAAGGAAGGCGCATTCGCAGTAGATATGGAATTTACGGCCCTTGCAACAGTTGCTCATTATTACGGGATCGAGTTTGCGGCACTGATGGTCATCTCCGATGAACGCCGGTCGGATGATACCCGGGTCGGGTTCCGAACCGGGAAGTTCCGAAAAAGATTGAGGGAGGGCGCTCTCCTCTCCGTCGAAGCCGTCTCCTCATCGGCCCACCCTTACGCTTGATCCATATCCGGAAGGGGGTTGTCTGATGAAGAAGCGCAAGGTTGCCGAGTTTGACTCTATCTCCGCTGCGCCCTCTTTTCCACCTCGGGAAAGGACCACTATTCATGAAGAATTCTCTTCAGGGCGTTTTTCATCTTCGTCAGGTCCGATGACTT is a window encoding:
- a CDS encoding nucleoside phosphorylase, producing the protein MKERKDPWFPKKVIIAPTDPIYSAVRRAGESSGRDGRTALFRYCLLPACGKKTAAAGPALGAPAAALLMEQLVSKGVREVLLFSVCGSLGPDLEIGDFFLPTGGISEEGTSHLYLEGPVPQPSKKLTEKIRTVCRAREWELKEGTIWTTDAPERETPEKIARYQKEGAFAVDMEFTALATVAHYYGIEFAALMVISDERRSDDTRVGFRTGKFRKRLREGALLSVEAVSSSAHPYA